GCGAAACGCTGGACGACTTGATGCCAGAGGCCTTTGCTCTGGCCAAGGAAGCCTGCCGGCGTCTTGTGGGCAAGAAGTGGACGGTTACCGGGCAGGAAATGACCTGGGACATGGTCCCGTTCGATGTACAGCTCATCGGCGGGATGGTGTTGCACGAAGGAAAAGTCGCGGAGATGCGGACCGGTGAGGGGAAGACACTGGTCGCTACCATGCCCCTTTATCTGAACGCCCTCGCGAAACAGGGCGCGCACCTGGTAACGGTGAACGACTACCTGGCCCTGCGTGACCGTGAGTGGATGGGGCCGGTCTACGAGTCGCTCGGGCTGACCGTCGGCTGCATCCAGCAGGGCATGGAGCCGGCCGAGCGGAAGCCGCACTACAGCGCCGACATCACCTACGGCACGAACAACGAGTTCGGGTTCGACTACCTGCGCGACAACATGGTCGGGCGCTGGCAGGACAAGGTGCAGCGTGGGCACAGCTATGCTATTGTCGACGAGGTCGACATCATCCTCGTGGACGAGGCGAGAACGCCACTCATCATCTCCGGGCCGGTGGAAGCCGAGGACAGAGGGTTCGACCGCATGACGCCGCAGGTCAGAAGGGTTTTCGGGCAGCAGAGTCTGCTGGCCAACCGGCTGGCTGCCGAGGCACTGAAGCTGCTTGACGCCGACAACGAAGCCGAAGCGGGCGTGAAGCTGCTGACGGTGCGCCGCGGTGCCCCCAAGAACAAGAAACTGCTCGAGGCCGAGCAACGGCAGGGTGTCAAGTCGCTGATCGAGCGGACCGAACTCAGCTTCATCCGGGACAAGCGCTTCCCTGAGATTGACGAGAAGCTGTACTTCGTCATCGACGAGAAGGACCATTCGGTCGCCTTGACCGAGATGGGGCGGAAGGAACTCGCCCCCGGCGAGCCGGAGGCGTTCGTTCTGCCGGACCTGGGCGAGGAGCTGGCGCGGGTGGACCACTACACGTCGGTGACCCCGCAGGAGAAGATCAAGGCGCGGGAGGAAGTCTATCAGCGTTACGCGCGCAAGAGCGAGATGCTGCACAGCTACCAGTCGCTCTTGAAGGCATTCTCGCTGTTCGAGAAGGACGTCGACTACGTCGTGCAGGAGGGCAAGGTCATCATCGTAGACGAGTTCACCGGCCGTTTGATGCCGGGCCGGCGCTACTCGGACGGACTGCACAGCGCGCTCGAGGCCAAGGAGAACGTCAGAGTGCAGGGCGACACCCAGACGTTTGCGACGATAACGCTTCAGAACTACTTCCGCATGTACAAGAAGCTGGCCGGGATGAGTGGCACAGCGATGACGATCGCGGGCGAGCTCTTCAACGTGTACAAACGCGACGTGGTGGCGATACCGACGAACGAGCCCTGCCGGCGCATCGACTACCCGGACATCGTCCACAAGACGCGGGCGCAGAAGTACCAGGCAGTGGTGGACGAGATCCAGACCTGGCACGCACGGGGCAGGCCGATTCTCGTCGGCACGACTTCGGTGGACGTGTCGCAGGTGATATCCGACATGCTCCGACGACGGAAGATCAACCACGTCGTGCTCAACGCGAAGTTCCACCAGCATGAAGGCGAGATCATCGAGGATGCGGGCCAGGCCGGTTCGGTTACGATCGCCACCAACATGGCCGGCCGCGGCACGGACATAAAGCTGGGTCCCGGCGTCGTGAAAGGTGAGTGCTGCTACGTCGTCAAGGACACCGGAGGCAAGTGCCCCGTCTGGGAGGAAAAGCCCGGGAGCTGCGAAGAGGACGTTCCCTGCGGGCTCTACATCATCGGCACCGAGCGGCACGAAGCGCGGAGGATCGACGACCAACTGCGCGGCCGTTCCGGCCGCCAGGGCGACCCCGGTTCCTCGCGGTTCTTCCTCTCGCTCGAAGACGATCTGATGCGGCTGTTCGGTTCTGAACGCGTGGCCAGATTGATGGACCAGTTCGGTGCCAAGGACGATGAGCCGATCGAGCACCCGCTCGTTACACGCGCCATCGAAGGGGCCCAGAAACGGGTTGAGGAGCGCAACCGGGAGATCCGGCGGCACCTGCTGGAGTACGACGACGTGATGAACCGGCAGCGGGAGGCGGTGTACGCCATCCGCGATGCGGTCCTGCAGGATGAATCCGACGCATCACACACGACGCCTGACGCCGAAGCGGCGGCCGGCTCGGCACCTGAATCCCAGCCCGCGGACCCGGCGCTCGCCCGTCTGCGGGCTGTTTACGACGACATGGCGCGTGGACTCATCAGCGACTTCGTGAACAAGACCATCGGCGCCGGGAAGCGCGCCGAGGAATGGGACTGGGATGGGCTGCGGGGCGAACTCTCGATGACTTTCCTTGCCGACCTCCGGGTGGACGAAGACTACCGGTTCCGGGCGACCGTCGACGAGTTACGCCAAACCTTGACAGATATCGCTTCCCGTCGGTATGATGAGCGTCGACAGGAGTTGGGCGACAGGCAGTTCGCCGGGCTCTGCCGGAGTGTGTTCCTGTATGCCATTGACAGCCGGTGGCGCGAGCACCTCTACGCCCTGGATACGTTGCGCGAGGGCATCAGCCTGAGCGCCTACGGTCAGAAAGACCCGCTGGTCGAGTACAAGCGCGAGTCATTCGACCTGTTCCAGGAGATGATGAGGGACTTGTACAAGGATGCGCTGACGATGCTGTTCCGCGCCCAATTGCGCGGCGTGGAGGAGAGGCGGCAGCCGGCGCAGCGTTCGGTCCGAGCCTACAAGCCGGAGGCGTCCACGTCGGCACCCTCCGGAGCCCCGCCTGAGCCGGCGAAGGCAGGCCAGGCGCGGCGCCCCACCGACAAGGTGGGGCGGAACGATCCCTGTCCGTGCGGGTCTGGCAAGAAGTACAAGCGGTGTTGCGGAAGCAACAACCCGGAATGAAGCGACATTCGCAAACCCGGGCTGCGGTCCTGATGCCGGGGCCGTGCCCGATAGCAGCTCAATAAGGAGGAGCGATGGCACAAGGTAGCAAGAGCCGGATGA
The window above is part of the candidate division WOR-3 bacterium genome. Proteins encoded here:
- the secA gene encoding preprotein translocase subunit SecA, encoding MLGLLKGLIPSKSDREVKRLWLRVAEINELWGTLKKLTDAELPKKTEEFIARIREGETLDDLMPEAFALAKEACRRLVGKKWTVTGQEMTWDMVPFDVQLIGGMVLHEGKVAEMRTGEGKTLVATMPLYLNALAKQGAHLVTVNDYLALRDREWMGPVYESLGLTVGCIQQGMEPAERKPHYSADITYGTNNEFGFDYLRDNMVGRWQDKVQRGHSYAIVDEVDIILVDEARTPLIISGPVEAEDRGFDRMTPQVRRVFGQQSLLANRLAAEALKLLDADNEAEAGVKLLTVRRGAPKNKKLLEAEQRQGVKSLIERTELSFIRDKRFPEIDEKLYFVIDEKDHSVALTEMGRKELAPGEPEAFVLPDLGEELARVDHYTSVTPQEKIKAREEVYQRYARKSEMLHSYQSLLKAFSLFEKDVDYVVQEGKVIIVDEFTGRLMPGRRYSDGLHSALEAKENVRVQGDTQTFATITLQNYFRMYKKLAGMSGTAMTIAGELFNVYKRDVVAIPTNEPCRRIDYPDIVHKTRAQKYQAVVDEIQTWHARGRPILVGTTSVDVSQVISDMLRRRKINHVVLNAKFHQHEGEIIEDAGQAGSVTIATNMAGRGTDIKLGPGVVKGECCYVVKDTGGKCPVWEEKPGSCEEDVPCGLYIIGTERHEARRIDDQLRGRSGRQGDPGSSRFFLSLEDDLMRLFGSERVARLMDQFGAKDDEPIEHPLVTRAIEGAQKRVEERNREIRRHLLEYDDVMNRQREAVYAIRDAVLQDESDASHTTPDAEAAAGSAPESQPADPALARLRAVYDDMARGLISDFVNKTIGAGKRAEEWDWDGLRGELSMTFLADLRVDEDYRFRATVDELRQTLTDIASRRYDERRQELGDRQFAGLCRSVFLYAIDSRWREHLYALDTLREGISLSAYGQKDPLVEYKRESFDLFQEMMRDLYKDALTMLFRAQLRGVEERRQPAQRSVRAYKPEASTSAPSGAPPEPAKAGQARRPTDKVGRNDPCPCGSGKKYKRCCGSNNPE